In Zonotrichia albicollis isolate bZonAlb1 chromosome 5, bZonAlb1.hap1, whole genome shotgun sequence, the genomic window ATTTGGACTTCCTCTGTACCTGTagtttctgaaagaaaatgcCGTGCCAGAGAATTCCAGAGGAGACTTGTCACTCTTGGAAGTGCAATATCCAAAACGTTAGCCTGCTGTCTCACCCTTGGGTGTTGGTCTGGGGTGTGTTCAGCCACAGATTCACAGCTCCTGCAAATTGTGCCCCTAACTCTTCACTGCCACTGGTTTTCCTCAAAGCTAAACACCAGGCAGCAGGGAAACAAGGAGTACAGCCATGGAGACAGCCCCAAGGGTGGGCTGTGAGTGTGGATCCATGCCTGCTGCAGATCTGCACGGCCAAGAGCCAGATCCATGCATGACAGGAGATCAAGGGAGGTCCTGAGGTTCCTTGTGGAATTTTATCCTCACTCCTTCTGTGAGGAGTTTGTCTAAGACCCCCGGATGCCACATGTGCACTGGAGAGAGAGGGTGTATGGGAAGGCCTTTTGCAGAGCCCTAGAGCCTGGTGCCCAGGCAGGTCCCACCAGAAAGGCCGCGCCAAGCTTTGCTGGGTTGGCACGCTGGGTTTTTCCCGTGGGGCAGAAGTTGGCTCCGGGGTCAGGCTGGAGCACCCCTGTGTGTGCAGACTGTTCCCAGGTGTGCCATGGCCTGGCCAGCGCTGCCAGCTGCCCGCTGTGCTTGTGTCCCGCAGTTCCACGCCGTGGCGGTGTCCAGCAGGccgcagctcctggccctgctgcccacgcccAGCCCCTCGCAGCACGTGGCGGCGCTgaccaagcagctgctgcactgcatggcctgtttccagctgctgcagttcAAGGGCTCCATGCTGGCGCTGGCCATcgtcagcctggagctggagaAGCTGCTCCCCGACTGGCTGGCTCTCATCATCGAGCTGCTCCAGAAGGCacaggtgagcagggagggTGCTCCGGGCCAGCCGGGGGGCTCTGTGGTTCCTTGCTGCTGACGGCTGCCTGCTGTTCCGCtcctgtggggatggctgggcCTCAGCCTGGAGGGacagtgctgccagctctcaGTCCTGACCGCCTGCTCTGTGTGACAGGGGCAGGAGCCATGTGCCCTGATACACACGGGCCattgctgcaccagggagaaaACACAGCAGGGGACAACTCCACTTGTTAGTGGCTCCTCCATTCATTCACAGCATACAGGGAACTGTGCAGGTACTCTGGGAGCACACCCCAGCTGCTAAAAAGAGGCAGTGAAATCCTTCAGTATCTCCAAGTTGTGCCTGCTCCCCCCCACGAGTCCCACAAGgtgcaggaaggagcaggggTTGTATCTCGGGAAGTCACCGTGGTAGTTGGCAAGTGAGGCACACAGGTGGCCAGGGTGCTGGGAGCCCGTGTCCTCTCCTCACCCCGCCAGCGATCCCTCAGCCGCGGTACCTTTGCTTGTCTTCCCAGATGGACAGCTCGCAGCTGATCCACTGCCGGGAGCTGGTGGCACATCACCTTTCCACTCTGCAGCCTTCTCTGCTGCCCAACTCTGTATATGTCTACAGTCCCCTCCAGCAGACCCTGGTGACCTGTAACAGAGGAGCGTTCCACCGCCAGCgctcctctgtcccagggcCGGGTTTGTCCCAGGACAACGGCCGGCCAGAAGCGCCCGTCTCAGCTACAGCCGCGCTCTGCCCgcgcccgcccgcccccgccggcGGCTGCAAGGCAGGCTCCGCCAAGCGCAAGGTggaggagatggaagtggaCGACTTCTACGACGGCATCAAGCGCCTGTACAACGAGGAGCTGGCTCCGGAGGCGGTGGCCCTGGAGAACATGGGCTCCGTTTGCGGCGCCGACGTCTCGCGGCAGGAGGGCAgcgtgtccccctgtccccctctgCAGCCCGTGTCTGTCATGTAGCTGCCGTGGCAGCCCGTGGCCTCAGCGGGGCGAGAAGGGGCCGTACCTTGTCAGGCTGAACTGAAGGGAGCCaaaagaaaaccaggaaaaaaaaaaaaatcccgaccctttttttgaattttatttcttgTGCGGCTAATTATAGTTCCACTATTTAAGCacttaaaaacacaaaaaagtataaaaatctaaaaaaagacccaaaaaccaaacaaaaaaagtagCAAAAACCTGTTCCTTTCTAGTGTTGTCGGTTCCACTGTTTTTCTGCTCCTGTGTGTTGTAACCCATTCTCCACATCCGAGAGCTCACACATCAGCCCTGCGGAGCTGTTCCGGGTTTCCCAACCAACTGATGCCTCtctgatcccattcccacccGCTCCTTGCTCCCTTTCTGCCTGCTCCTCTTTTAGTTCTCAGCCAGTCTCGTGCATGACATTCTGTCCTGCCCCACCTCCACCACAGCTTTCTTTTGCCCTTCTAAACAGAAAACCTCTTTGATTAATAGCTGGGTGTTTAAACGTGATAATATTGAAAAACTGGATTTAAACAAAAGATTaggcagggaaaaaacccaaaccagtgcTTGCAAGCTGGTCCACACTTCAGTAATTCCCATGAGAGTGCGAAGGTGCTCTGTGTCTTGCACAGAGACTTCTCCCTGTTACACCATTTtgtctgtcccagcacagaaagcagTTACTGGGTTATGCATCACTAGAATGAAaccatttttttcttgctgtgtaGCACTGAGTGTGGATTCTCACCAAGGCTTGGTTCTCTCCATCAGACGTAACCCTTGAATTGTGCAGAGCCCGGTTCTCCCTGCAcactccccagcactgctgggtgaggtgccggggcagctgtGGACACCTGAGGTTTGGAATGTGTCATCATCAGGCACAGAACCAAAAGAGAACACCCCAACCCCTGAGTTTTGTGTTCATGTAACTTCTAACCAAGAGTCCGCCCTGTAACGCGTCTCCTCCGTGTGACACCCTGTTCTCAGAACACCCTGTCCCGACCGTAAGCTCTCTCCACAGCCCTGAGGAAGGTATTGTAACCAGAGCCATTGTACTGATGAAAGCCTTCTGGTAGCAATAAAGAAAGTTGTCCTGGATTCCCACTCTGGTGTTGTGCTTTTCACCCAAGACCTGGCTTGGCTTTACCTGGAGcttgccagggagctgctctgtgccagaccCCTGGAAAGGTGGCATGAGAGGTGCTGGGCAGCCGGGGAAGGCACCTGGCATGAACTCGCTGCCTCTCCCACAGTTCTGGCTTTGGCCCTCCGGTGCTCCTCACTCCAGGCTGAGTGCCTGGCTGGGACACTGCtccgtgtccctgtcctggagcccctcctgctcccgGCCTGCCAAGGTGCCACCTTACTGCAGCAGTCCACCAGGATACCTTCCCTTGGGCCTGGCTTCTTCCCGCCATGGCTCAAAAATTCCCCCTCAAGCCCACATTGCTCAGCAGGGTGTGTGTCTTCcttcccttccagcccttcctctCATCCTTACAGAATTTTCAGTGCCTGACCTTCTCATCCCACGGCTCAGTtttccaaagccaggctgctgagcaggctCAAGGTGTCACAAGCACATCCCCAAGTAAAGCGCAGtgcagcccagttctgggctccctgctTCCAGCTCACACCTTTCCCAGTTCAATGACACTGGCATCTCCCCTCGCCATGCTCCTTCCAGCCAGGGAGAGGAGTTGGCATgagggtgggagcagggagcctgTGCCAGCTGGCAGGGACCTGGCTGGAACAGCAAGGAGGGGAGCTGGGCCTCGAGATACTTGGGTGCCTCTGGGGCAGTTTGCTGTGTGTCACTCTGGGAAGGTAAATGTGTCCTTATCACTGTTTCCCACTCCCAAAgccacaggacaggagcaggtCATGCAGTGCCCCAGCTCGTGCCAGCCTTGAGGGCAGAGCTCTGCCTTCCAAAACACACCCAGTTAACAGCATCACTGTGGCtctcccaaaactgccccaaaccaTTCCTGGCCTCCTTGTGCTGCCTGACGCCGGCCAAGCCACAGTGCTGACCTGCCCAGCCCGGGGAAGCAGGACTCAAGtgtccctggctgctgaggCAGCTTTCCCTCTCCCCAGTCCCAAACACAGCATGCCCAGCCCCAGTGGCTGCAGAGACAGACACGTTTTAT contains:
- the CCNI gene encoding cyclin-I, with the protein product MKFSGPLESQRLSLLLEMAISREAQMWKAHVPKIQPNQDVAISPRQRDEVIQWLAKLKYQFHLYPETLALAISLLDRFLAAVKARPKYLNCIAISCFFLAAKTIEEDERIPVLKVLARDSFCGCSPAEIRRMEKIILDKLNWDLHMATPLDFLHIFHAVAVSSRPQLLALLPTPSPSQHVAALTKQLLHCMACFQLLQFKGSMLALAIVSLELEKLLPDWLALIIELLQKAQMDSSQLIHCRELVAHHLSTLQPSLLPNSVYVYSPLQQTLVTCNRGAFHRQRSSVPGPGLSQDNGRPEAPVSATAALCPRPPAPAGGCKAGSAKRKVEEMEVDDFYDGIKRLYNEELAPEAVALENMGSVCGADVSRQEGSVSPCPPLQPVSVM